One segment of Candidatus Tanganyikabacteria bacterium DNA contains the following:
- a CDS encoding L,D-transpeptidase family protein: protein MLHKLWGVGLVVVLGLVWFALGEAAGTGTGGAAQVPLKADGMQPDEAQAPLTGAAPPPAAPAARVDGDAPQPAASNAAEPALVRQALKARAGGDEAGAQALLRRAIQEATTVEQAARASLHLASGVTDAAERRVFLSAALEAGVVHGEEYEGVGAQLRELNGRPAESLHALLELETYAVASGDSLWKLCNRTFPDRFGVQPEVGLVRLLNGLKRDTLSVGQKLRIPRQPLVLQVDADDHGLVAWIGDVAIAAYRVGLGKDGSTPRRSFTVQVKQENPAWFYAGRTIPFGDPENILGTRWMGFDNQPEASGFGIHGTTLPDSIGKDESMGCVRMRNGEVEELFEIVSRGTKVTVQ from the coding sequence ATGCTGCACAAGCTTTGGGGTGTCGGTCTGGTCGTGGTGCTCGGCCTGGTCTGGTTTGCGCTCGGCGAGGCGGCGGGCACCGGGACCGGAGGCGCAGCACAGGTGCCGCTGAAGGCCGACGGAATGCAGCCGGATGAGGCGCAGGCACCGTTGACAGGCGCGGCTCCTCCGCCCGCCGCGCCCGCGGCGCGTGTCGACGGGGACGCGCCGCAGCCGGCCGCCTCGAACGCCGCGGAGCCTGCCCTCGTGCGCCAGGCGCTGAAGGCGCGGGCGGGGGGCGACGAGGCCGGGGCCCAGGCCTTGCTGCGGCGGGCGATCCAGGAGGCCACGACCGTCGAGCAGGCGGCGCGCGCCAGCCTGCACCTCGCCTCCGGCGTGACGGACGCGGCCGAACGGCGCGTGTTCCTCTCGGCCGCCCTCGAGGCCGGCGTGGTGCACGGGGAGGAGTACGAAGGAGTCGGTGCGCAGCTGCGCGAACTCAACGGCCGGCCCGCGGAATCGCTGCACGCGCTGCTCGAGCTCGAGACCTACGCGGTCGCTTCAGGCGACAGCCTGTGGAAGCTGTGCAACCGGACCTTCCCGGACCGTTTCGGCGTGCAGCCCGAGGTCGGTCTCGTGCGACTCCTCAACGGCCTCAAGCGCGACACCCTGAGCGTCGGCCAGAAGCTCCGGATTCCCCGGCAGCCGCTGGTGCTGCAGGTCGATGCCGATGACCACGGCCTCGTGGCCTGGATCGGCGACGTCGCCATCGCCGCGTACCGCGTGGGGCTCGGCAAGGACGGCAGCACGCCGCGGCGCAGCTTCACCGTGCAGGTCAAGCAGGAGAATCCCGCCTGGTTCTACGCTGGCCGCACGATCCCGTTCGGCGACCCCGAGAACATCCTCGGGACGCGCTGGATGGGCTTCGACAACCAGCCCGAAGCCTCCGGCTTCGGGATCCACGGGACCACCTTGCCGGACAGCATCGGCAAGGACGAGTCCATGGGCTGCGTGCGCATGCGCAACGGGGAGGTCGAGGAGCTCTTCGAGATCGTCTCGCGCGGTACCAAGGTGACGGTGCAGTAG